In one Mucilaginibacter sp. PAMB04168 genomic region, the following are encoded:
- a CDS encoding GspE/PulE family protein: MDVTEDILLSPDQVHLLTKEQAWHYRILPLGQVGNRLRLYYDQSVSPAQLAEEMEILTGYEIVLEPLPSTQIARLLSKYYIKDNAVQGNVQLQGATNADDFLQRLIAEAKGLHSSDIHIESYEHKCRVRIRIDGMMVERYLLKREDYPALINKIKILSNLDIAEKRLPQDGRINFKVQEQQFDIRVSVLPTLHGEKVVLRLLNNDATDIDLYKLGFSEFDLNNYLQGVRRPNGILLISGPTGSGKTTTLYATLKLLNKETRNILTIEDPVEYTLEGINQVQLKESIGLGFASAMRTFLRQDPDVIMVGEIRDPETANMAIRAALTGHLVLSTIHTNSAWGTVSRLMDMGIPPFLVASTLNTTAAQRLVRLLCPHCKQSAAFESKLYPRQFKPFGTVEMHYTPEGCEQCYYTGYKGRKAVYEVIPLDQELALEIKSGNMYIQSHLQERGVRTLAENAFALFSEGLTSLEEIYPLLLNY, translated from the coding sequence ATGGATGTAACCGAAGATATTCTTTTATCACCTGACCAGGTACACTTGCTAACCAAGGAGCAAGCCTGGCATTATCGTATATTGCCGCTGGGGCAGGTGGGTAACCGGTTACGCCTGTATTATGACCAATCCGTTTCGCCAGCGCAGCTTGCCGAGGAGATGGAGATCCTGACCGGCTACGAAATTGTGCTGGAGCCTTTGCCGTCAACTCAGATTGCGCGCCTGTTGTCCAAATATTATATCAAGGACAACGCCGTTCAGGGCAACGTGCAGTTGCAGGGCGCTACTAATGCTGATGATTTTTTACAACGTTTAATCGCTGAGGCGAAAGGCCTGCACAGCAGTGATATTCATATCGAAAGCTATGAGCATAAATGCAGGGTACGCATTCGCATTGATGGTATGATGGTGGAGCGCTACCTGTTGAAGCGGGAAGATTACCCGGCGCTCATTAATAAAATCAAGATCTTATCGAATCTAGATATAGCCGAAAAGCGCCTGCCCCAGGATGGCCGGATCAACTTCAAGGTTCAGGAACAACAGTTTGATATCCGGGTTTCGGTGCTGCCTACACTGCATGGCGAAAAAGTTGTGCTTCGCTTGCTAAATAACGACGCGACGGACATTGACCTGTATAAATTAGGTTTTTCTGAGTTCGACCTGAATAATTATCTGCAGGGCGTCAGGCGGCCGAACGGCATCCTGCTGATCAGCGGACCTACCGGCTCCGGGAAAACAACCACACTGTATGCAACGCTCAAGCTGCTTAACAAAGAGACCCGGAATATATTGACCATTGAAGACCCGGTGGAATACACGCTGGAAGGTATTAACCAGGTGCAGCTCAAAGAATCCATTGGCTTAGGTTTTGCCTCGGCCATGCGGACGTTTCTGCGGCAGGACCCAGATGTGATTATGGTAGGGGAAATTCGGGATCCGGAAACAGCTAATATGGCTATACGAGCGGCCCTGACCGGGCACCTGGTGCTATCGACCATCCATACGAATTCCGCCTGGGGTACGGTATCGCGTTTAATGGATATGGGCATTCCGCCATTTCTGGTGGCCAGTACGCTCAATACCACCGCCGCACAGCGGCTGGTTCGTTTACTTTGTCCGCATTGTAAGCAAAGCGCAGCGTTTGAGAGCAAGTTATACCCGCGGCAATTTAAGCCATTCGGGACAGTCGAGATGCATTATACACCGGAAGGCTGTGAACAGTGCTACTATACCGGGTATAAGGGGCGCAAAGCTGTTTATGAAGTTATTCCGCTGGATCAGGAACTAGCACTGGAAATTAAGAGCGGAAACATGTATATTCAAAGCCATTTGCAGGAGCGCGGCGTGCGAACGCTTGCGGAGAATGCCTTTGCCCTGTTCAGCGAAGGGCTCACCTCACTGGAAGAAATTTATCCCTTATTATTGAACTATTGA
- a CDS encoding prepilin-type N-terminal cleavage/methylation domain-containing protein, which translates to MKPKEPLLQKRLDAYTLTEILVVLVIIGIIVLIALPNLLPLITKAKSTEAKLQLEHVHTMEKNHFYEFSKYSTDLTEIGFIQEKLTTEAKDGRANYRIEITSATNTGFTAKASAVVDFNGNGTFNVWEINQNKTLREVTPD; encoded by the coding sequence ATGAAACCTAAAGAACCGCTACTCCAAAAACGCCTGGACGCGTATACACTCACTGAAATTCTCGTGGTGCTAGTGATCATCGGGATCATTGTCCTGATCGCTTTACCTAACCTGCTACCGCTGATCACTAAGGCGAAAAGTACGGAAGCCAAACTCCAATTGGAGCACGTGCATACGATGGAGAAAAATCATTTCTATGAATTTTCCAAGTACAGTACAGATCTGACTGAGATTGGCTTTATCCAGGAGAAGCTGACGACAGAGGCAAAGGATGGCCGGGCCAACTACCGCATCGAAATTACCAGCGCTACCAATACCGGCTTTACCGCCAAAGCGTCTGCAGTAGTGGATTTCAACGGCAACGGTACGTTTAACGTATGGGAAATCAATCAGAATAAAACACTCAGGGAAGTTACACCGGATTAA